The DNA window GCACACGCATGCCCAGCGCAACGGCCAGGCGCGCCGTGCAGCGCCCGATGTCGCCGAAGCCGACCAGACCAAGGGTCTTGCCGGCGATTTCGCGTCCTTCGGACAGGTGCGCGCGCGGCCAGGCGCCGGCGGCCACCTCGGCGCTGGACAGATAGGCGCCGCGCAGAAGCAGCATGGCCGTAGCAATCACGTATTCGGCCACCGCCCGCGCATTGGCGCCGGAGGCGGGAATGACTTGGATGTCGCGCGCGGCACAGGCCGTCAGATCGATGTTGTCCAGCCCGACGCCGAGCCGGCCGACCACGCGCAACTGCGGCGTCGCCGCCAGCAGTTCGGCATCGACGCGGGTGCGATTGCGCACGATCAACGCGTCGGCCGCGTGCAACCGCGACAACAGCGCGGCGCGGTCGTCGACCAGCTGCGGCGCGTAGGCGACCTCGAAGCGGGTACGCAGCTTCGCAACGGCCTGCTGATCCATGAATTCGCTGACGACGATCCTCATCTGGCTTGCTTCTCGATCAGGACAGGGCCAACGGTCGCGCGCTGTTCACGCCTGCATGCCCCACTTGCGTACGCTGTGGCGCTCGATGGTGCGGAAAATGAGGTTTTCGACGATCAATCCGATGATGATGATGGTCAGCAGCCCGGCGAACACCTTAGAGATTTGCAAAATGTTACTGTTTTCGTAGATATACCAACCAAGGCCACCCGAGCCGG is part of the Thiomonas sp. X19 genome and encodes:
- a CDS encoding hydroxyacid dehydrogenase, whose translation is MRIVVSEFMDQQAVAKLRTRFEVAYAPQLVDDRAALLSRLHAADALIVRNRTRVDAELLAATPQLRVVGRLGVGLDNIDLTACAARDIQVIPASGANARAVAEYVIATAMLLLRGAYLSSAEVAAGAWPRAHLSEGREIAGKTLGLVGFGDIGRCTARLAVALGMRVLAHDPMVELHSPMWAQTGAARRELDALLAESDVVSLHVPLTPQTHHLIDAGKLALMRFGAVLVNTARGGVIDEPALAAALRNGQLGGAALDVFEHEPLAAGSPLAGLRNLILTPHVAGVTRESNTRVSTMIAEKVGDFLQALAT